In Oceanibaculum nanhaiense, the following proteins share a genomic window:
- a CDS encoding sulfotransferase, translating into MKLRLLHQLARSGGTLVNRLMLAQGVAVLSEVHPLGWATLDPLAQARDWFGLIGADDLLGRDALPYTDALALTAANARRKRRPLLIRDWSHLDFMPLGLGLKPALTSAQVEALAGRFTLIRTATVRHPLDQWLSLAAMLAAEGRPPRQAELEAWLDGIEGFAVMAAAIGFVRYEDIAADPAGGMEELCRKLDLAFDPARLEGWRETTQFSTGGVPGRAASSAEIERLEPRPAPPHILHRLNRDRRYRQALDLLGYEVRE; encoded by the coding sequence ATGAAACTGCGGCTCCTGCACCAACTGGCGCGCAGCGGCGGCACGCTGGTCAACCGGCTGATGCTGGCGCAGGGCGTGGCGGTGCTGAGCGAAGTGCATCCGCTGGGCTGGGCCACTCTCGACCCGCTGGCACAGGCGCGCGACTGGTTCGGCCTGATCGGCGCGGACGATCTGTTGGGACGTGACGCGCTGCCCTACACCGACGCCCTCGCGCTGACCGCCGCCAACGCCCGGCGCAAAAGACGGCCCCTGCTGATCCGTGACTGGAGCCATCTCGACTTCATGCCGCTGGGCCTGGGGCTGAAACCGGCGCTGACGTCGGCACAGGTGGAGGCGCTGGCCGGACGGTTCACGCTGATCCGCACCGCCACCGTCCGCCATCCGCTCGACCAGTGGCTGAGCCTCGCCGCCATGCTGGCCGCCGAGGGCCGCCCGCCCCGTCAGGCCGAGCTGGAAGCCTGGCTGGACGGCATCGAAGGTTTCGCGGTGATGGCGGCGGCAATCGGCTTCGTGCGCTATGAGGATATTGCCGCCGATCCGGCCGGCGGCATGGAAGAGCTGTGCCGGAAACTGGACCTTGCCTTCGATCCCGCGCGGCTGGAGGGCTGGCGCGAGACTACGCAGTTCAGCACCGGCGGCGTGCCGGGGCGGGCGGCATCCTCGGCGGAAATAGAGCGGCTGGAGCCGCGCCCGGCACCGCCGCATATCCTGCACCGGCTGAACCGCGACCGGCGTTACCGGCAGGCGCTCGACCTGTTGGGCTATGAGGTGCGAGAATGA
- a CDS encoding GNAT family N-acetyltransferase, which translates to MNLDTVVVRDALDSDIPTIRAIYAHHVLHGLASFEEEAPDEAEMRRRFHSYRDAGFPYLAAKLGGDLVGYAYAGQYRPRPGYRYSAEDSVYVREGMAGKGIGRALLSALLTRCTEAGFRQMIAIIGDSANHGSIGLHKALGFERVGTIRSVGFKHGRWVDSVLMQRALGEGDSTLPPPR; encoded by the coding sequence ATGAATCTCGATACCGTTGTCGTCCGCGACGCCCTCGACTCCGACATCCCGACGATCCGCGCCATCTATGCCCATCATGTGCTGCACGGTCTGGCCAGCTTCGAGGAGGAGGCGCCCGACGAGGCCGAGATGCGGCGCCGCTTCCACAGTTACAGGGATGCCGGCTTTCCCTATCTCGCCGCCAAGCTGGGGGGAGATCTGGTCGGCTATGCCTATGCCGGCCAGTACCGGCCGCGCCCCGGCTACCGCTATTCGGCGGAGGATTCGGTCTATGTGCGCGAGGGGATGGCCGGCAAGGGCATCGGCCGTGCCCTGCTGTCGGCGCTGCTGACGCGCTGTACCGAGGCCGGGTTCCGGCAGATGATCGCGATCATCGGCGACAGTGCCAATCATGGCTCCATCGGGCTGCACAAGGCGCTGGGCTTCGAGAGGGTGGGCACCATCCGATCGGTCGGCTTCAAGCATGGCCGCTGGGTGGATAGCGTGCTGATGCAGCGCGCGCTGGGCGAGGGCGATTCCACCCTGCCGCCGCCGCGCTGA
- a CDS encoding PAS domain-containing sensor histidine kinase — protein MQGDVHGDMQGELIGRALDASDVGVVIYDAADRLACCNSAFRQFFPDWSPHFRIGRFRRDILHDCLASGMLPPKGVESGEDWIDRLVSERRPPWTNPEQQLADGRWLRGELKLLEDGSILVTQVDITVEKQREMTLLLQRSEAERSERSKTEFLSNMTHELRTPLNAILGFSELIMSEVNGPLGDPRYRAYAASIRESGDYLLSIINDLLDIAKFNAGRTQLAEARVDLAGIVAAVARMIEGRAQHGAIDFHVALEPPTPDLLADERQLKQMLLNLASNAVKFTPPGGEVHIAGVMTEEGGYALTVRDTGIGMAEADIPVALAPFGQIDSSLARGHHGTGLGLPLVKSMIEAHGGRLLLVSRPGTGTTATLLFPARRVLTDRAAPAGEQTAK, from the coding sequence ATGCAGGGGGACGTGCATGGGGACATGCAGGGAGAGCTGATCGGGCGGGCGCTCGACGCTTCGGATGTCGGGGTGGTGATCTATGATGCGGCGGACCGGCTGGCTTGCTGCAATTCCGCTTTCCGGCAGTTTTTCCCCGACTGGTCGCCGCATTTCCGGATCGGCCGGTTCCGGCGCGATATCCTGCACGATTGTCTTGCCTCCGGGATGCTGCCGCCGAAGGGCGTCGAATCGGGCGAGGACTGGATCGACCGGCTGGTGTCCGAACGGCGCCCGCCCTGGACCAATCCGGAGCAGCAGCTGGCCGACGGGCGCTGGCTGCGCGGCGAACTGAAGCTGCTGGAGGATGGCAGCATCCTCGTCACCCAGGTGGACATCACGGTCGAGAAACAGCGCGAGATGACTCTGCTGCTGCAGCGCAGCGAGGCGGAGCGGTCCGAGCGCAGCAAGACCGAATTCCTGTCGAACATGACGCATGAGCTGCGCACGCCGCTGAACGCGATCCTGGGCTTTTCCGAACTGATCATGAGCGAGGTGAACGGGCCGCTGGGCGATCCGCGCTATCGCGCCTATGCCGCCAGCATCCGCGAGAGCGGGGATTATCTGCTGTCGATCATCAACGATCTGCTCGACATAGCGAAATTCAATGCCGGCCGTACCCAGCTGGCCGAGGCGCGGGTCGATCTCGCCGGCATCGTCGCGGCGGTGGCGCGTATGATCGAGGGGCGGGCCCAGCATGGCGCGATCGATTTCCACGTCGCGCTGGAGCCGCCGACCCCGGACCTGCTGGCCGACGAAAGACAGCTGAAACAGATGCTGCTGAACCTGGCCTCGAATGCGGTGAAGTTCACGCCACCCGGCGGCGAGGTCCATATCGCCGGCGTGATGACGGAGGAGGGCGGCTACGCGCTGACGGTCCGCGATACCGGCATTGGCATGGCGGAGGCGGATATCCCGGTGGCGCTGGCGCCGTTCGGGCAGATCGATTCCTCGCTGGCGCGCGGCCATCACGGCACCGGGCTTGGCCTGCCGCTGGTGAAATCGATGATCGAAGCGCATGGCGGCCGGCTGCTGCTGGTCAGCCGCCCCGGCACGGGCACCACTGCGACCCTGCTGTTCCCGGCCCGCCGCGTGCTGACCGACCGCGCCGCCCCCGCCGGCGAACAGACGGCGAAGTAG
- a CDS encoding DUF924 family protein, which translates to METLMTPRDILDFWFGKPDAPSYSEKRQIWFEKNEDFDEEIRERFLPLVEDALEGGLSTWEGEPEGCLALIILLDQFPRNLFRGTARAFDGDMRALELAKMALAEGYDRKLLPLQRLFLYLPLEHSEDLADQDRSVALFEKLSQETDDPSWHHYAVLHRDIIACFGRFPHRNTALGREMTEEEKTFLTQPNSAF; encoded by the coding sequence ATGGAGACCCTGATGACCCCGCGCGACATTCTGGATTTCTGGTTCGGCAAGCCGGACGCACCGTCCTATAGCGAGAAACGGCAAATCTGGTTCGAGAAGAACGAGGATTTTGACGAGGAAATCCGCGAGCGCTTCCTGCCGCTGGTGGAGGATGCGCTGGAAGGCGGCCTCTCCACCTGGGAGGGCGAGCCGGAGGGCTGCCTCGCCCTCATCATCCTGCTCGACCAGTTCCCGCGCAATCTGTTCCGGGGCACGGCGCGCGCCTTCGATGGCGACATGCGCGCGCTGGAACTGGCGAAAATGGCGCTGGCCGAAGGCTATGACCGCAAGCTGCTGCCCCTGCAGCGGCTGTTCCTCTACCTGCCCCTCGAACACAGCGAGGATCTGGCCGACCAGGACCGCTCCGTCGCGCTGTTCGAGAAGCTGAGCCAGGAGACCGACGATCCCAGCTGGCACCATTACGCCGTCCTGCACCGCGACATCATCGCCTGCTTCGGACGCTTCCCCCACCGCAACACGGCGCTGGGCCGCGAGATGACGGAGGAGGAAAAGACCTTCCTCACCCAGCCGAATTCCGCGTTCTGA
- a CDS encoding FAS1-like dehydratase domain-containing protein — protein sequence MSIDAEKLQGWIGKRQEVNERLAAWAVHAWNATLDRDDAKPKEGDPLPPGAHWIFFHEAARTSQLGEDGHPQRGGFLPPVELPRRMWAGGRLQFLKKLAIGERATRTSEVMSVAVKEGRTGPLVFVTVKHEIAGAEGVAIVEEHDIVYRGWPSEAEKAKQPPAAPPVTEAVWSRELVPTPPLLFRYSALTFNGHRIHYDHPYVTQVEGYPGLIVHGPLMATLLLDLVRREAPEKLLTGFSFRGMSPVFDTAPFHVNGTPKDGGADLWIAGPGNYLGMQAQATFG from the coding sequence ATGAGCATCGACGCAGAGAAGCTGCAGGGCTGGATCGGCAAGCGCCAGGAGGTGAACGAGCGCCTCGCCGCCTGGGCCGTCCATGCCTGGAACGCCACGCTGGACCGTGACGACGCGAAGCCGAAGGAAGGCGACCCGCTGCCGCCGGGCGCGCACTGGATCTTCTTCCACGAGGCGGCGCGCACCAGCCAGCTCGGCGAGGACGGCCATCCGCAGCGCGGCGGCTTCCTGCCGCCGGTCGAGCTGCCGCGCCGCATGTGGGCCGGCGGCAGGCTGCAGTTCCTGAAGAAACTGGCCATCGGCGAGCGTGCCACACGCACCTCCGAGGTGATGTCGGTTGCCGTGAAGGAAGGCCGCACCGGGCCGCTGGTGTTCGTAACGGTGAAGCACGAGATCGCCGGTGCCGAGGGTGTCGCCATCGTCGAGGAGCACGATATCGTCTATCGCGGCTGGCCCAGCGAGGCGGAGAAGGCGAAGCAGCCGCCCGCCGCCCCCCCGGTCACGGAGGCCGTGTGGTCACGCGAGCTGGTGCCGACGCCGCCGCTGCTGTTCCGCTATTCCGCGCTGACCTTCAATGGCCACCGCATCCATTACGACCACCCCTATGTCACGCAGGTGGAAGGCTATCCCGGCCTGATCGTGCATGGGCCGCTGATGGCGACGCTGCTGCTCGACCTGGTGCGCCGCGAGGCACCGGAGAAGCTCCTGACCGGCTTCTCTTTCCGTGGCATGAGTCCGGTGTTCGATACCGCGCCCTTCCATGTGAACGGCACGCCGAAGGACGGCGGCGCCGATCTGTGGATCGCCGGGCCGGGCAATTATCTCGGCATGCAGGCGCAGGCGACGTTCGGGTAG
- a CDS encoding acyl-CoA dehydrogenase family protein, producing the protein MSTSSAANATTQESFPEIREAVRQLCAGFPGEYWREKDRERAYPTEFVQALTEAGYLSVLIPEEFGGSGLGIEAAAAILEEIHKAGCNGAACHAQMYTMGTLLRHGNEAQKQQYLPKIATGELRLQAFGVTEPTAGTDTTSIRTVAVREGDKYIVNGQKVWTSRAEHSDLMILLARTTPKDQVTKKTEGLSVFLVDMKKALGKGLTIRPIRTMLNHATTEIFLDDLEVPAENLIGEEGKGFRYILDGMNAERILIASECIGDARWFIAKATDYANERKVFNRPIGQNQGIQFPIAKAYAQSEAAALMVERAAQMYDGKIPCGKEANMAKLLAADASWAAADMCLQTHGGFGFAEEYDIERKFRETRLYQIAPISTNLIYAYLSEHVLGLPRSY; encoded by the coding sequence ATGTCCACCAGCTCAGCCGCCAACGCCACCACGCAAGAGAGCTTCCCCGAAATCCGCGAGGCCGTGCGCCAGCTCTGCGCCGGTTTTCCCGGCGAATACTGGCGCGAGAAGGACCGCGAGCGCGCCTATCCGACCGAGTTCGTGCAGGCGCTGACCGAAGCCGGCTACCTCTCCGTGCTGATCCCGGAGGAGTTTGGCGGCAGCGGCCTTGGCATCGAGGCAGCGGCGGCGATCCTGGAGGAAATCCACAAGGCCGGCTGCAATGGCGCCGCCTGCCACGCGCAGATGTACACGATGGGCACGCTGCTGCGGCACGGCAATGAAGCGCAGAAGCAGCAGTACCTGCCGAAGATCGCCACCGGCGAGTTGCGCCTGCAGGCTTTCGGCGTGACCGAGCCGACGGCGGGCACCGACACCACCTCGATCCGCACCGTGGCGGTGCGCGAGGGCGACAAATACATCGTGAACGGCCAGAAGGTCTGGACCAGCCGGGCCGAACATTCCGACCTGATGATCCTGCTGGCCCGCACCACCCCGAAGGATCAGGTGACGAAGAAGACCGAAGGCCTGTCGGTCTTCCTGGTGGATATGAAGAAGGCGCTGGGCAAGGGGCTGACCATCCGTCCGATCCGCACCATGCTGAACCACGCCACCACGGAAATCTTCCTCGACGATCTGGAAGTCCCCGCCGAGAACCTGATCGGCGAGGAGGGCAAGGGCTTCCGCTACATCCTGGATGGAATGAATGCGGAGCGTATCCTGATCGCCTCGGAATGTATCGGCGATGCCCGCTGGTTCATCGCCAAGGCCACCGACTACGCCAATGAGCGCAAGGTGTTCAACCGCCCGATCGGGCAGAATCAGGGCATCCAGTTCCCGATCGCCAAGGCCTATGCGCAGTCGGAAGCAGCGGCGCTGATGGTCGAGCGCGCGGCGCAGATGTATGACGGCAAGATTCCCTGCGGCAAGGAAGCCAACATGGCGAAGCTGCTGGCCGCCGATGCCTCCTGGGCCGCCGCCGATATGTGCCTGCAGACGCATGGCGGCTTCGGTTTCGCCGAGGAGTACGATATCGAGCGCAAGTTCCGCGAGACGCGGCTGTATCAGATCGCGCCGATCTCCACCAATCTGATCTATGCCTACCTGTCCGAGCATGTGCTCGGCCTGCCGCGTTCCTACTGA
- a CDS encoding N-formylglutamate amidohydrolase: protein MAQDTAFPDLPGSEWGLGDDSLAAEIAPAFEVLRPECQRLPLVFASPHSGSVYPESLKAASRLTDHALRKSEDCFVDEIVAAAPGLGAPLIRALFPRVYVDPNREPFELDPAMFDGQLPDYANVRSPRVSAGLGTIARIVADGEPIYREKLPVAEAMRRISTCYRPYHAALAGLIAETRQRFGFAILVDCHSMPSTGLSPIGSGPYERKGGLQKGGRIDTVLGDCFGTACSPAVSERCEALLRGLGYSVVRNHPYAGGYTTRHYGRPREGVHAIQIEINRSLYMDERQLLRKPHLTVLADEMRTLIEGLGEINLNLLAAE, encoded by the coding sequence ATGGCACAAGACACGGCTTTTCCTGATCTTCCCGGCAGCGAATGGGGGCTGGGCGATGACAGCCTCGCGGCGGAGATCGCGCCGGCGTTCGAGGTCTTGCGCCCGGAGTGCCAGCGCCTGCCGCTGGTCTTCGCCTCGCCGCACAGCGGCAGCGTCTATCCGGAATCGCTGAAGGCCGCCTCCCGGCTCACCGATCACGCCCTGCGCAAGTCGGAGGATTGCTTCGTCGACGAGATTGTCGCCGCCGCACCCGGTCTCGGCGCGCCGCTGATCCGCGCGCTGTTCCCGCGCGTCTATGTCGATCCCAACCGCGAGCCGTTCGAGCTGGACCCGGCGATGTTCGACGGCCAGCTACCGGACTACGCCAATGTGCGTTCGCCGCGGGTGTCGGCGGGGCTTGGGACCATCGCGCGCATCGTCGCCGATGGCGAGCCGATCTACCGGGAAAAGCTGCCGGTGGCGGAGGCGATGCGCCGCATCTCCACCTGCTACCGCCCCTATCATGCGGCGCTGGCCGGGCTGATCGCGGAGACGCGGCAGCGTTTCGGCTTCGCGATCCTGGTCGATTGCCATTCCATGCCCTCCACCGGCCTGTCGCCGATCGGCAGCGGCCCCTACGAGCGCAAGGGCGGTTTACAGAAGGGCGGGCGTATCGACACGGTGCTGGGCGATTGCTTCGGCACCGCCTGCTCGCCGGCGGTGAGCGAGCGCTGCGAGGCGCTGCTGCGCGGGCTGGGCTATTCCGTGGTGCGCAACCACCCTTATGCCGGCGGCTACACCACCCGGCATTACGGCCGCCCGCGCGAGGGCGTGCATGCGATCCAGATCGAGATCAACCGGTCGCTCTACATGGATGAGCGGCAATTGCTCCGCAAGCCGCACCTCACGGTGCTGGCGGATGAGATGCGCACCCTGATCGAGGGGCTGGGCGAGATCAACCTGAACCTGCTGGCTGCCGAATGA
- a CDS encoding O-linked N-acetylglucosamine transferase family protein — MSATLPAFRRIALARRWLARSPSEAEAAFLGPEGKPLLAALDTPPLRWPEAPDLLDEAVARLRHAASPADHPAPLLAGLLLTEPYRLPPLDPISDLPYWLGPALFRTLARGPDFFREPGDPDRWARWAETLLQAIETAPPERQDDGFALLDDLRLHAAFAGTGDLKPLMQRRGKLIARFARAEEWTPPRRGNGPIRLGLLAMRLDDRPNTRFLLPHVAGLDRDRFAVTGYALAGDEDDMAALARLRIGQVKRLDGLSLAARVAALRNDRLDVLLIGGNVAAAMDPLARLAAHRLAPVQVALASSPVTTGLPGMTHVLIGSETPPQADDQYTEQPARLGRPFCCFAPGLAQEAPALNRADLGIPAEAILLLSTANLMKLTDEALECWLSLLAETENSVLLLSPFNPFWAGGDPPVARFRQHVEDRALAHGVARWRVRLAGPFADAGSLAALAGLADLCLDAFPYAGCTSLLDPLAAGLPIVTMRGVSQRGNQAAAMLDPLGLDPLGLGPLVAKNTGEYRRIALRLIGDPAERRTIGTTIRQALPGAPFLDGAGFARSLDAALSAMIAENRWRP; from the coding sequence ATGAGCGCGACCCTGCCCGCTTTCCGCCGCATCGCGCTGGCAAGGCGCTGGCTGGCCCGCAGCCCTTCCGAGGCGGAGGCGGCGTTCCTTGGACCGGAAGGAAAGCCGCTGCTCGCCGCGCTGGACACCCCGCCGCTGCGCTGGCCGGAAGCGCCGGATCTGCTGGACGAGGCTGTTGCGAGGCTGCGCCATGCCGCAAGCCCCGCCGACCACCCCGCGCCCCTGCTGGCAGGGCTGCTGCTGACCGAGCCGTACCGCCTGCCGCCGCTCGATCCGATATCCGACCTGCCCTACTGGCTGGGGCCGGCGCTGTTCCGCACGCTGGCACGCGGGCCGGATTTCTTCCGCGAACCGGGCGACCCGGACCGCTGGGCACGCTGGGCGGAAACTCTGCTGCAGGCCATCGAGACCGCACCGCCGGAGCGGCAGGATGATGGTTTCGCGCTGCTGGACGATCTCCGCCTGCATGCCGCTTTCGCCGGGACCGGCGACCTCAAGCCCCTGATGCAGCGGCGCGGAAAGCTGATCGCGCGCTTTGCCAGGGCGGAAGAATGGACACCGCCGAGGCGCGGCAACGGGCCGATCCGCCTCGGCCTGCTGGCGATGCGGCTGGACGACAGGCCGAACACGCGCTTCCTGCTGCCGCATGTCGCCGGGCTGGACCGCGATCGTTTTGCCGTCACCGGCTATGCGCTGGCGGGCGATGAGGACGACATGGCGGCGCTGGCGCGGCTCAGAATAGGACAAGTGAAACGGCTGGACGGGTTGAGCCTGGCGGCGCGGGTGGCCGCGCTCCGTAACGACCGGCTGGATGTGCTGCTGATCGGCGGCAATGTGGCGGCGGCGATGGACCCGCTGGCCCGGCTGGCGGCACACCGCCTGGCCCCCGTGCAGGTCGCGCTGGCATCCAGCCCGGTCACCACCGGCCTGCCCGGCATGACGCATGTGTTGATCGGCAGCGAGACACCGCCGCAGGCCGATGACCAGTACACCGAACAGCCAGCCCGGCTCGGCCGGCCCTTCTGCTGCTTCGCCCCCGGACTGGCGCAGGAGGCGCCAGCGCTGAACCGGGCCGATCTCGGCATCCCGGCGGAGGCGATCCTCCTGCTCTCCACCGCCAATCTGATGAAGCTGACGGATGAAGCGCTCGAATGCTGGCTTAGCCTGCTGGCGGAGACGGAAAACAGTGTGCTGCTGCTCAGCCCCTTTAACCCGTTCTGGGCCGGCGGCGACCCGCCCGTCGCGCGCTTCCGCCAGCATGTCGAGGACCGCGCACTGGCGCATGGCGTCGCACGCTGGCGGGTGCGGCTGGCCGGCCCGTTCGCCGATGCCGGCAGTCTCGCGGCACTGGCCGGGCTGGCCGACCTCTGTCTCGATGCCTTCCCCTATGCCGGCTGCACCAGCCTGCTGGACCCGCTGGCCGCCGGCCTGCCCATCGTCACGATGCGGGGGGTGAGCCAGCGCGGCAACCAAGCGGCGGCAATGCTGGACCCACTTGGGCTGGACCCGCTGGGACTCGGCCCTCTTGTCGCCAAAAACACCGGAGAGTATCGGCGCATCGCCTTGCGGCTGATCGGCGATCCTGCGGAAAGGCGGACTATCGGTACGACGATCCGCCAGGCGCTGCCCGGTGCCCCGTTTCTGGACGGGGCCGGTTTCGCCCGCTCGCTCGACGCCGCGCTGTCGGCTATGATCGCGGAAAATCGATGGAGACCCTGA
- a CDS encoding CaiB/BaiF CoA transferase family protein has protein sequence MGALDGLLVVALEQAVAAPLCTAKLADAGARVIKIERAEGDFARGYDAAVKGQASYFVWLNRGKESLTLDIKNPDDKALLERLIAKADVFVQNLAPGATTRAGIGAEELRKRHPSLITVDISGYGEDGPLAEMKAYDLLVQAESGLCSVTGTAEGMARVGVSVGDIGAGMNAYAAVLEALIRRGTTGKGSAIKVSLFDGLADWMNVPYLQYAYGGTAPARIGLGHATIQPYGAYACADGQVMLAIQNEREWARLCAEVLGQPGLATDERFSSNVARCANRPALSAAIEGVFKALPRATVVEKLKAAKIAFASVNSVADLVGHPALRLVPVETPEGPVEIVAPAAITDGMTPGLKPVPAIGQHSEAIRKEFTA, from the coding sequence ATGGGCGCATTGGACGGATTGCTGGTGGTGGCGCTGGAACAGGCCGTCGCCGCCCCGCTCTGCACCGCGAAGCTGGCCGATGCCGGGGCGCGGGTCATCAAGATCGAACGCGCCGAGGGCGATTTCGCGCGCGGCTATGACGCGGCGGTGAAAGGCCAGGCCAGCTATTTCGTCTGGCTGAACCGGGGCAAGGAATCGCTGACGCTCGACATCAAGAACCCGGACGACAAGGCGTTGCTGGAACGGCTGATCGCGAAGGCCGATGTGTTCGTGCAGAACCTCGCCCCCGGCGCCACGACGCGCGCCGGCATCGGCGCGGAGGAATTGCGCAAACGCCACCCGTCGCTGATCACCGTCGATATCAGCGGCTATGGCGAGGACGGCCCGCTGGCCGAGATGAAGGCCTATGATCTGCTGGTGCAGGCGGAAAGCGGGTTGTGCTCGGTCACCGGCACGGCCGAGGGCATGGCCCGCGTCGGCGTGTCGGTCGGCGATATCGGCGCCGGCATGAACGCCTATGCCGCCGTGCTGGAGGCGCTCATTCGGCGCGGCACGACGGGTAAGGGCAGCGCCATCAAGGTGTCGCTGTTCGATGGCCTCGCCGACTGGATGAACGTGCCCTATCTGCAATATGCCTATGGCGGCACGGCGCCGGCCCGCATCGGCCTCGGCCATGCCACCATCCAGCCCTATGGCGCCTATGCCTGCGCCGATGGGCAGGTGATGCTGGCGATCCAGAACGAGCGCGAATGGGCAAGGCTGTGCGCCGAGGTGCTGGGCCAGCCCGGCCTCGCCACGGACGAGCGCTTTTCGAGCAATGTCGCGCGCTGCGCCAACCGGCCGGCGCTGAGCGCCGCCATCGAAGGCGTGTTCAAGGCGCTGCCGCGCGCGACCGTGGTGGAGAAGCTGAAAGCGGCGAAGATCGCCTTCGCCTCGGTCAACAGCGTGGCCGACCTGGTGGGCCATCCGGCGCTGCGCCTGGTGCCGGTGGAGACGCCGGAAGGGCCGGTCGAGATCGTCGCCCCTGCCGCCATCACCGATGGCATGACACCCGGCCTGAAACCGGTGCCCGCCATCGGCCAGCACAGCGAGGCCATCCGCAAGGAGTTCACCGCATGA